Genomic segment of Paenibacillus sp. FSL R5-0623:
TAGATCGAATACACAGAAAAGGGGATGTATGAATGAACTCCAATCAAGAACTGAAACAGGTGAATGAAAGGTTGGATCAAATTGAGCAAAAGCTGGATAACCTGGGAGAGAGCCAGCAGGGCAAACGCTCACCTGGCGTGCGCTTCCTGATTGGTTTTGGCATCACGATTGCGATTATATCTGTACTGCTGCTGACTCTCGGTGTTATCCAATTTGTGAGTAACGGATAGGAGAAAAGGATCATATCGACAAAGGTAGTGATTCTCCGAATTTTCTTACATAGCCTGGCCGAGCCACTGTTGCACCTCTTCAATAAACCGCCGCGTAGCGGGCGATAGATTGCCCAAAGATGGGCAGGCCATGCCAATCGTACGATAAGGATCTCCAGTGAGTGGCACGAAGGCGAGTGAATCGGTATGATTTTGAAGAACCATTTCCGGAAGCAGGCTGATACCGAGGCCATTACGGACCATCGCCATGATGGCTTGATCCTCTGCGACTTCATAGACGACATTAAGCTTGGCTGCATGCTGCCGGATCAGTCGTTCTATCTCGTTATCTCCGCCCCACTTGGGCAGAATAAAGGGTTGCTCCAGCAGAACATCAAACGAAACAGTTTCCTCTGAGGCGAGAGGATGATCCAGAGGCAGGATGCACATCATCCTGTCTTTTTGTAATGAGATCGTCTCAAAAGGTGATGAATCGCCGAGGGACAGAAATCCGAGATCGATGGCACCTCCGGCCAGCCAGCCCTCAATCTCAGCATAATCGCCCTCCCACAGCTTGATCTCAATTCCGGGATGACGCAGGCGAAATTGTTTCAGGATGCCGGGCAACCATTGTGTGGAGACACTTGCGAACGTACCGATACGCACCGTACCAATCTCCGCGCCACGAATGAGAGAGATCTCCTGATTCATCAGTTCCGTCCAGCGCAGAATCTCACGGGTGTATCCCAGAATACGTTCGCCTTCAGCGGTAACCCGTACACCGGAGCGGCCGCGATGGAGCAGTGAAAAACCACATTCTGTCTCCAGACTTGCGATGGCATGGCTGACTGCGGATTGGGTGATATTGAGCGCTTCTGCTGCTTTGGTGAGACTGCCATGTTCCACAATGGTATTTAATATTTCGTATTTGATCAATGACATGAATGGTTCCGTTCCTTCCCATTTTGGATGCATGAGTTTATTTCATATAATCCATTATAAATATTCATTTTTATAATGCAAAGAGATCATTTATACTTGCCAAGGCAGTTAGTTTGACGCACGATCACACAGATCAGAATACATAGAATGAAGGTTGAAGCAAGATGAATGGTGTACAAGTTAATCAAGGTCAGACAGCAAGAAGAGCGGATATACAGATGCTGCTCGCAACGGTTATATGGGGATCTTCCTATCTGTTTATGAAATCGGGCCTGGAGTCCATGCAAGAATTGAATCTGGTCGCATTTCGTTTTGGAATTGCCTTTATTGCCGCAGGACTTCTTTTTCATCGGCGGTTGTTTAAGATGGATCGCAGAACACTTGTGGCAGGAGCGATTATGGGGACAGCTTTATTCGCTGCATTTGTATTCATCACCTATGGTGTGCAACGAACCACGACATCCCAAGCGGGATTCCTAATAAGTTTGGCCGTTATTTTTGTACCGATCCTGACGACGATCCAGCATCGTCGTATGCCGGATAAACGATTGACACTCAGTATCCTGGTTGCCGTTACCGGGCTTGGCTTGCTGACGCTTCAGCATCAGCTTAGTCTGCACACGGGAGATATTCTCTGCATACTAGCAGCACTTGTGTATGCCATCTATATCATGATTGCTGGCAAGTTCACACCGAAGCATGATCCGTTAACATTGGGGACAGTTCAATTGGGTGTTGCAGCGATGTGGGGAATTGCAGCTACATTTATGCTGGAAACGCCACGTATGCCCGATACGGCTGAATCCTGGGCAGCCATTTTTGGCTTAGGTGTTTTGTGTAGCGGCTTGGGGTACATTCTGCAGACACTCGCGCAGCGCCATGCCTCTCCCACAAGAACAAGTCTGATTTTTTCACTCGAACCACTGTTTGCAGCAGCCTTTGCATTTACCTTTCAAGGGGAATCGCTAACGTTGCAAGGGTATGCGGGAGCAGCTTTGATGTTGGTTGGTGTTCTGATCACAGAGATCAAACTTCCACAGCCTATCTTCTGGCGCAGAAAACGCCCGGTTTTACAGTCGGAACTCGGCGATCAGGGAGCACCAAGTGTATAATTGGAGGACTAAGGGTCCTTTCGTCATCTTCTATGAAGGTGGGGAGAGGGCCTTTTTGGTTATGTCCTACACCTTGTGTAACAGATAAACAACTACCTAACAAAAACAAAATAACATAACCTTGTTTTGTTGATTTTTGTTTTTTATGCTACACTGAATGGAAAATTAGGAAAAACGGGTGAGTAGGATGGCCAAAAGAGTAACGATGCAGCAGATTGCGGATGCTGCGGGGGTGTCCAAATTCGCAGTCTCCCGTGCGCTGACGGGCAAGCCAGGTGTCAGTGATCATACACGCGAGATGATTGTCAGAACAGCGGGGCAGCTCGGGTATTTCAGAACTGAGCCTAAGCGTTATCCGGGTGAAACACAGATATCAACGGAGATGAAGCCAGAAGCGGAGCGACAAGGCACGATATTGATTTTGTTTCCCAACATTCGTTCTCAGAATCGATCTTCCTTATACTGGGGTCCAGTGTTTGATGGCATTTCTGAGAGGCTGAATGAGAAGGGGATGGATATTCTAACGCTGACAGAACCCTCTTCAGATCGGATGTTCTCGGTCCTTAATCCCGACGCAATCAGCGGAGTCATTACCGTGGGCACCATCTCAACATCGGTATTGCTGGAGATTTACAGGCTGCGTATTCCGCTTGTCATGGTGGATCATGAAGACCCTGCCATATACGCTGACTCGGTTTTTACGGACAATATGAAGTGTATGAAAGAACTGGTTCTGATGCTCGTTGGAAAAGGGTATAGAAAGTTCCAGTTTGCCGGGCAACTGCCCGATGCGGCAAGTTTTAGAGAACGCTGGCTTGGATATCGTACGGTGCTGGAAGAGAAGCAGTTGGAGGGGGGACAGCAAGAAGGCTTGCTGGGACCAGAGTATGATCAGATCCGGAGATCCATTGCTGAAATGGAGCTGGAGGATATCCCTGAAGTTATTGTATGTGCAAATGACCATACAGCTGTTATTGTCATTCAGGCACTCCAAAGTCGAGGCATTCAGGTGCCTGAACGCTGTGCTGTAACCGGATTTGACAATACGCAAACGGATGAACCCATTCTTGCTTCGGTACATATTAACAAAGAGAATCTGGGAACAAGAGCAGTAGATCAGCTATTGTGGCGGATCATACATCTGGATGAACCATATGAACGCAAGCTGATCTATTCGGAATTAATTATTCGTGATGAATACAACGCCAGTATACTGTAATGGGATATGAATTTACGGGCTCATTTTAACAATGATCATACGGGTAAATGAAATCAGGTGAAAGACATGGAGAGGTTAGAGCTTCATGTCTTTTTGTTATGCAGAGATTGTTTAACAAATTAAATCACAAAACAGATTGACTATAAGAAGCATATCGTGTTAATTTTGTTTTGTAAGTTATTTGTTTTTATAATAACAAAACCTAACAAAATAATGTTTACCAACTCTAACAACAATGGAGGCTGTCATGAGTACAATACAATCACATGTTTTTCAGAATTGGACGTTCAAGGCTTGCGAAGATCAAGAGTGGATGCCGGCTCAGGTGCCCGGCTGTGTGCATACAGATTTGCTGAAGCTGGGCAAGATTCCAGATCCTTTTTATGGAACAAACGAGAAGGAAGTACAATGGATTGATAAGATAGATTGGGAATATCAGACGGAATTTGACGTTGCCGAAACGTTGTTCTCGCAGGAACATCTGGAACTGGTGTTTGATGGTCTGGATACATATGCGGATG
This window contains:
- a CDS encoding LacI family DNA-binding transcriptional regulator, translated to MAKRVTMQQIADAAGVSKFAVSRALTGKPGVSDHTREMIVRTAGQLGYFRTEPKRYPGETQISTEMKPEAERQGTILILFPNIRSQNRSSLYWGPVFDGISERLNEKGMDILTLTEPSSDRMFSVLNPDAISGVITVGTISTSVLLEIYRLRIPLVMVDHEDPAIYADSVFTDNMKCMKELVLMLVGKGYRKFQFAGQLPDAASFRERWLGYRTVLEEKQLEGGQQEGLLGPEYDQIRRSIAEMELEDIPEVIVCANDHTAVIVIQALQSRGIQVPERCAVTGFDNTQTDEPILASVHINKENLGTRAVDQLLWRIIHLDEPYERKLIYSELIIRDEYNASIL
- a CDS encoding LysR family transcriptional regulator, whose product is MSLIKYEILNTIVEHGSLTKAAEALNITQSAVSHAIASLETECGFSLLHRGRSGVRVTAEGERILGYTREILRWTELMNQEISLIRGAEIGTVRIGTFASVSTQWLPGILKQFRLRHPGIEIKLWEGDYAEIEGWLAGGAIDLGFLSLGDSSPFETISLQKDRMMCILPLDHPLASEETVSFDVLLEQPFILPKWGGDNEIERLIRQHAAKLNVVYEVAEDQAIMAMVRNGLGISLLPEMVLQNHTDSLAFVPLTGDPYRTIGMACPSLGNLSPATRRFIEEVQQWLGQAM
- a CDS encoding DMT family transporter, with product MNGVQVNQGQTARRADIQMLLATVIWGSSYLFMKSGLESMQELNLVAFRFGIAFIAAGLLFHRRLFKMDRRTLVAGAIMGTALFAAFVFITYGVQRTTTSQAGFLISLAVIFVPILTTIQHRRMPDKRLTLSILVAVTGLGLLTLQHQLSLHTGDILCILAALVYAIYIMIAGKFTPKHDPLTLGTVQLGVAAMWGIAATFMLETPRMPDTAESWAAIFGLGVLCSGLGYILQTLAQRHASPTRTSLIFSLEPLFAAAFAFTFQGESLTLQGYAGAALMLVGVLITEIKLPQPIFWRRKRPVLQSELGDQGAPSV